A window of the Polaribacter batillariae genome harbors these coding sequences:
- a CDS encoding SDR family oxidoreductase, with protein sequence MNLQLKNKNALVCGSTQGIGKATALLLAEEGANVTLLARNEEKLKSVLKEIEECQFERSREQNHNYLVADFSKPNELKQVLENSDLQFHILVNNTGGPAGGPIFNAKIEEFESAFTQHLKCNHILVQAVVPFMKTESYGRIINVISTSVKQPLDGLGVSNTIRGAVANWSKTLANELGAFKINVNNVLPGATNTERLNEIIKNKAGKTGLSIEEVSKNMMNASPAKRFAKPEEVANAIVFLASEKASFINGINVPVDGGRTKSL encoded by the coding sequence ATGAATTTACAATTAAAAAACAAAAACGCTTTGGTTTGTGGAAGCACACAAGGTATAGGAAAAGCAACAGCATTATTATTGGCAGAAGAAGGCGCTAATGTTACTTTACTTGCTAGAAATGAAGAAAAACTGAAATCAGTTTTAAAAGAAATTGAAGAGTGTCAGTTCGAGCGCAGTCGAGAACAAAATCACAATTATTTAGTAGCAGATTTTTCCAAACCAAATGAATTAAAACAAGTGTTAGAAAATTCGGATTTGCAATTTCATATTTTGGTAAACAATACAGGAGGTCCTGCAGGAGGCCCAATATTTAATGCAAAAATCGAAGAATTCGAAAGCGCTTTTACTCAGCATTTAAAATGCAATCATATTTTGGTACAGGCAGTGGTTCCGTTTATGAAAACCGAATCTTATGGTAGAATTATCAACGTAATTTCTACTTCTGTAAAACAACCTTTAGACGGTTTGGGCGTTTCAAATACCATTCGTGGTGCAGTTGCCAATTGGTCTAAAACCTTGGCAAATGAGTTGGGGGCATTTAAAATTAACGTAAATAATGTTTTGCCAGGAGCCACAAATACAGAACGTTTGAATGAAATTATTAAAAATAAAGCAGGCAAAACAGGTTTGTCAATAGAAGAAGTTTCTAAAAATATGATGAATGCTTCCCCAGCAAAACGTTTCGCAAAACCAGAAGAAGTAGCCAATGCAATTGTGTTTTTGGCGAGTGAAAAAGCCAGTTTTATCAACGGAATTAACGTTCCTGTTGATGGTGGAAGAACGAAAAGTTTGTAA
- a CDS encoding DUF2141 domain-containing protein produces the protein MKKLLLTIAIIFGGILATNAQETTFDLTVNISGLDSNKGKVLIALYNEEGQFLKKRFKGGMAKITDKKATYTITGIPKGEYAVSFFHDENDNDKMDTNFLGIPKEDYGCSNNARGFMGAPKYKDAKFQLSKNKTINIEI, from the coding sequence ATGAAAAAACTACTTTTAACAATAGCCATTATTTTTGGAGGAATTTTAGCCACAAACGCACAAGAAACAACATTCGATTTAACCGTTAATATATCTGGTTTAGACTCTAACAAAGGAAAAGTTTTAATCGCTTTATACAACGAAGAAGGGCAGTTTTTAAAAAAACGTTTTAAAGGTGGAATGGCAAAAATTACCGATAAAAAAGCAACTTATACTATAACAGGAATTCCAAAAGGAGAATATGCAGTTTCATTTTTTCATGATGAAAACGACAACGATAAAATGGATACCAATTTCTTAGGAATCCCAAAAGAAGATTACGGTTGTTCGAATAACGCAAGAGGATTTATGGGTGCTCCAAAATACAAAGACGCAAAATTTCAGTTATCTAAAAACAAAACAATTAATATCGAAATATAA
- a CDS encoding aldehyde dehydrogenase, whose amino-acid sequence MKIKNYINGKFEDPIHGAYINNYIPSKGEIYGQIPNSSKEDVEKAVQAAEKAFPIWSNTTLEERSKIVLKIADLILEKLDFLAAAESKDNGKPISLAKTVDIPRAASNFRFFANAITQFASESHESVGLNAVNFTLRQPLGVVGCISPWNLPLYLFTWKIAPAIAVGNCVVAKPSEITPMTAFLLSEICDEAGLPKGVLNIVHGLGISTGQAIVAHPKIKAISFTGGTKTGAHIARIAAPMFKKLSLELGGKNPNIIFADCDYENMLATTVRSSFANQGQICLCGSRILVEEKIYEQFKKDFTKKVANLKVGNPSDSTTNIGALVSKQHLEKVKSYIDNAEEYGGKILFGGKEVHVKNYENGYYLQPTIIEVSDNNCKLNQEEIFGPVVTIMSFKTDEEALQLANDVKYGLSATLWTNNLNRTMQFSKQLQTGIVWVNTWMLRDLRTPFGGAKESGVGREGGFEALRFFTEPKNICIEYE is encoded by the coding sequence ATGAAAATAAAAAACTACATCAACGGAAAATTCGAAGATCCAATACATGGAGCATATATTAATAATTACATTCCATCAAAAGGAGAAATCTACGGACAAATTCCTAATTCTTCCAAAGAAGATGTAGAAAAAGCAGTACAAGCCGCAGAAAAAGCATTTCCAATTTGGAGCAATACAACTTTAGAAGAAAGAAGTAAAATAGTATTAAAAATTGCGGATTTAATTTTAGAAAAATTAGATTTTTTAGCAGCAGCAGAATCCAAAGACAATGGAAAACCAATCAGTTTAGCAAAAACGGTAGATATTCCACGAGCAGCCAGTAATTTTCGATTTTTTGCCAATGCCATTACACAGTTTGCATCAGAAAGTCACGAAAGTGTAGGTTTAAATGCTGTTAATTTTACTTTGCGTCAACCACTTGGAGTAGTAGGTTGCATTTCTCCCTGGAACTTACCTTTGTATTTATTTACCTGGAAAATCGCACCAGCCATTGCTGTAGGAAATTGTGTCGTTGCCAAACCAAGTGAAATTACACCAATGACTGCTTTTTTATTAAGCGAAATTTGCGACGAAGCAGGCCTCCCAAAAGGTGTTTTAAATATTGTACATGGCCTAGGAATATCAACAGGACAAGCCATTGTTGCGCATCCAAAAATCAAAGCGATTTCGTTTACTGGAGGTACAAAAACAGGAGCACACATTGCTAGAATTGCAGCACCCATGTTTAAGAAACTTTCTTTAGAATTAGGAGGAAAAAACCCGAATATCATTTTTGCAGATTGTGATTATGAGAACATGTTGGCAACCACAGTGCGTTCTTCCTTTGCAAATCAAGGTCAAATTTGTTTATGCGGAAGTAGAATTTTGGTTGAAGAAAAAATCTACGAGCAATTTAAAAAAGATTTTACTAAAAAAGTAGCTAATTTAAAAGTAGGAAATCCATCAGATTCAACAACAAATATTGGAGCATTAGTTTCCAAACAACATTTAGAAAAAGTAAAATCTTATATAGATAATGCAGAAGAATATGGAGGGAAAATCCTTTTTGGTGGAAAAGAAGTACATGTAAAAAATTACGAAAACGGTTATTATTTGCAACCCACAATTATTGAAGTATCAGACAACAATTGTAAACTAAATCAAGAAGAAATTTTTGGACCAGTAGTAACTATTATGTCTTTTAAAACAGATGAAGAAGCACTGCAATTGGCGAACGATGTAAAATACGGTTTATCTGCAACTTTATGGACAAACAATTTAAACAGAACGATGCAGTTTTCCAAACAGTTACAAACCGGAATTGTTTGGGTAAACACGTGGATGTTGCGTGATTTACGAACACCTTTTGGGGGAGCAAAAGAAAGTGGAGTAGGACGTGAAGGTGGTTTTGAAGCACTACGTTTTTTTACAGAGCCAAAGAACATTTGTATCGAATATGAATAA
- a CDS encoding TonB-dependent receptor, translated as MKRLLFFLFTICQFTLIAQTTVSGKVTDSKNIPILGANVYLDGTYDGTSTNEKGEFTFKTEEKGTQTLVISFVSFETYTKTANVKTFNNLKIKLRDDVNSLDAVVINAGTFEAGEKGKVTVLKPLDVVTTASALGDFVGALQTLPGTVAVAEDGRLFVRGGEAEETQFFIDGARVFTPFTPTTNNIPTRGRYSPFLFKGITFSTGGYSAEYGQALSSVLALSTIDEPDQEKTDISLMTVGLGVGNTQKWDKSSFSINTSYINLAPYNAIFKDRNIWNKPFQSANGEMVFRQKFKDDSMLKLYSAYSYSDFDVVQDDINFDNGLRFALQNRNLYFNASYKNKFGNNWKYETAISYTNDNSNIKFIDDQIKSNENSYHFKAKLRKLFSSRFRLNFGAEYFITNYDESYTPINNNKFQYGFDNNIFASFVETDIFFSKNLVTKVGVRAENSELLNEFTVSPRASISYKSGKNSQFSLAYGQFYQNPNNEFLRFTQNLKAQNTSHLIANYQSVKQGQIFRIEAYYKDYNSLVKFDNNSTNFNDNQPNFNSTFNNNGFGFAKGIDVFWRQNGKIKNTDYWVSYSYLDTERDYRNYPNTAQPNFASKHNLSIVTKHWIEDWKSQIGFSYQFASGRNYTNPNEAGFLNSQTKNFNNLSFNWAYLIDQQKILYFSVNNVLGTKNIFGYTYKNTPNMNGNFERQARVPNADSFFFVGFFWTISDDNKSNQLDNL; from the coding sequence ATGAAACGATTATTATTTTTTCTCTTTACAATTTGCCAATTTACTTTAATTGCACAAACCACAGTTTCAGGAAAAGTTACCGATTCTAAAAACATTCCTATTTTAGGAGCAAATGTGTATTTAGATGGTACTTATGATGGAACCTCAACAAACGAAAAAGGAGAATTTACTTTTAAAACAGAAGAAAAAGGCACTCAAACTTTGGTAATTTCTTTTGTTTCTTTCGAAACTTATACAAAAACTGCCAATGTAAAAACATTCAATAATTTAAAAATAAAATTACGAGACGATGTAAATTCTTTAGATGCAGTTGTAATAAATGCAGGAACTTTTGAAGCTGGAGAAAAAGGAAAAGTTACTGTTTTAAAACCTTTAGACGTGGTAACTACAGCAAGTGCTTTAGGAGATTTTGTAGGCGCTTTACAAACATTACCAGGTACTGTTGCAGTTGCCGAAGATGGGCGTTTATTTGTAAGAGGTGGAGAAGCAGAAGAAACTCAATTTTTTATAGACGGCGCAAGAGTTTTTACGCCATTTACACCAACCACAAACAACATTCCAACAAGAGGTAGGTATTCGCCTTTTTTATTCAAAGGAATAACATTTTCTACAGGTGGCTATTCTGCAGAATACGGGCAAGCGCTTTCTAGTGTTTTAGCATTATCAACTATCGATGAACCTGATCAGGAAAAAACAGATATTTCTTTAATGACAGTGGGTTTAGGTGTTGGAAATACGCAAAAATGGGACAAAAGTTCTTTCAGCATCAATACTTCTTACATCAATTTAGCCCCTTACAATGCCATTTTTAAAGATAGAAATATTTGGAACAAACCTTTTCAATCTGCAAATGGTGAAATGGTTTTTAGACAAAAATTTAAAGACGATTCCATGTTAAAATTATACAGTGCTTATAGTTACTCTGATTTTGATGTTGTACAAGATGACATAAATTTTGATAATGGTTTACGTTTTGCCTTACAAAACAGAAACTTATATTTTAATGCTTCTTACAAAAATAAATTCGGTAATAATTGGAAATATGAAACCGCCATCAGTTACACAAACGACAATTCTAACATTAAATTTATAGATGATCAAATTAAAAGTAATGAAAACTCATACCATTTTAAAGCAAAATTAAGAAAGCTTTTTTCAAGTAGATTTCGTTTAAATTTTGGAGCAGAATATTTTATTACAAATTACGATGAAAGTTACACACCAATTAACAATAATAAATTCCAATACGGTTTCGATAATAATATTTTTGCCTCTTTTGTAGAAACCGATATTTTCTTCTCTAAAAACTTGGTTACAAAAGTTGGCGTAAGGGCAGAAAATTCTGAATTATTAAACGAGTTTACAGTATCTCCAAGAGCTTCCATTTCATACAAATCAGGTAAAAACTCACAATTTTCTTTGGCATATGGGCAGTTTTATCAAAACCCAAATAATGAGTTTTTAAGATTTACACAAAATTTAAAAGCTCAAAACACATCACATTTAATCGCTAATTATCAATCTGTAAAACAGGGTCAAATATTCAGAATCGAAGCTTATTACAAAGACTATAACAGCTTGGTTAAGTTCGATAATAATTCAACGAATTTTAATGATAATCAGCCTAACTTTAACTCAACATTCAACAATAATGGATTTGGATTTGCCAAAGGAATAGATGTTTTTTGGAGGCAAAATGGTAAAATTAAAAATACAGATTATTGGGTTTCTTACTCCTATTTAGATACTGAAAGAGACTATAGAAATTACCCAAATACAGCACAACCAAACTTTGCATCGAAACATAATTTATCCATCGTAACAAAACATTGGATTGAAGATTGGAAAAGTCAAATTGGTTTTAGTTATCAATTTGCCTCAGGTAGAAATTACACAAACCCGAACGAAGCAGGTTTTTTAAACAGTCAAACAAAAAATTTCAACAATTTAAGTTTCAATTGGGCATATTTAATAGACCAACAAAAAATATTATATTTTTCTGTAAACAACGTTTTAGGAACAAAAAACATCTTTGGCTACACCTATAAAAACACACCAAACATGAATGGAAATTTCGAAAGACAAGCCAGAGTACCCAACGCAGATAGTTTCTTTTTTGTTGGTTTTTTCTGGACAATTAGCGACGATAATAAATCAAACCAGTTAGATAATTTGTGA
- a CDS encoding 3-hydroxyanthranilate 3,4-dioxygenase, producing the protein MSNLVQPLNFKKWIDEHRHLLKPPVGNKQVWENGEYIVMVVGGPNNRKDYHYNETPEFFYQIEGDMILKIIDDKGEMIDVAINEGDIYLLPGKVPHSPQRKENTVGLVIEYPRSEGMLDALEWYCENCGNPLYREEFALDNIETDMPVIFDKYYSDKQKCTCDNCGTVMQPPNKVK; encoded by the coding sequence ATGAGTAATTTAGTACAACCTTTAAATTTTAAAAAGTGGATTGACGAACACCGTCATTTATTAAAACCACCAGTTGGTAACAAGCAAGTTTGGGAAAATGGCGAGTACATTGTAATGGTTGTGGGTGGTCCCAATAACAGAAAAGACTACCATTATAACGAAACTCCCGAATTTTTTTATCAAATAGAGGGCGATATGATTTTAAAAATCATAGACGATAAAGGCGAAATGATTGATGTAGCAATTAACGAAGGAGATATTTATTTGCTTCCAGGAAAAGTGCCACACTCGCCACAAAGAAAAGAAAATACGGTTGGTTTGGTTATAGAATATCCGCGTTCGGAAGGAATGTTAGATGCCTTGGAATGGTATTGTGAAAACTGTGGAAATCCTTTATACAGAGAAGAATTTGCGTTAGACAATATCGAAACAGATATGCCCGTTATTTTTGATAAATATTATTCCGACAAACAAAAATGTACTTGCGACAATTGTGGAACCGTAATGCAACCACCTAATAAAGTTAAATAA
- a CDS encoding DUF6500 family protein, translating to MNKEIREKIIEVCNEKIAKKGENVGLSFYAFFKNKNNNPKLLMEVATWWIETHKLDYFEKAIKIKRMIIEHK from the coding sequence ATGAATAAAGAAATAAGAGAAAAAATAATAGAAGTTTGTAACGAGAAAATTGCTAAAAAAGGAGAAAACGTAGGTTTGTCTTTTTATGCATTTTTCAAAAATAAAAATAATAACCCAAAGTTGTTAATGGAAGTTGCAACTTGGTGGATTGAAACCCATAAATTAGATTATTTCGAAAAAGCGATTAAGATTAAGAGAATGATTATTGAACATAAATAA
- a CDS encoding amidohydrolase family protein, producing the protein MTRRKLRINGHSHLLPYPEEIPQYMKDKGIFWVDKDRKFMLQKDWNRPITDSSFFLNEKLAWMERFKIDHAVVLNLSQLYGNGLRVEEMKQALRFQNDFNARIQHENPSKFTCGFVVHPGFVRGACWEIERCVEVLGMRLLCLPTHYMDTIGTWRCIFDEENDPIFELASKHNLAVEIHPYDGEKFIKLENTSWRFHLIWMLAQCADAYHFFTLNGYQDKFPGMRVCFAHGGQLAQINLGRRIQGFDGRPDLFEGKTHPRKAVGHKNIFFDTLVHDTNSLDLLVKNQGTKQILMGLDDPYPLGEMESAKQSSYPGKILDLAKERNILNDKDCDEIWEDNVLQWLFGNDEKSKQNLINKILKA; encoded by the coding sequence ATGACACGAAGAAAACTACGCATTAACGGACATTCGCATTTGCTTCCTTATCCAGAGGAAATTCCACAATACATGAAAGATAAGGGGATTTTTTGGGTAGATAAAGATCGTAAATTTATGCTCCAAAAAGATTGGAACAGACCCATTACAGACTCTAGTTTTTTCTTAAATGAAAAATTGGCTTGGATGGAGCGTTTCAAAATAGATCATGCTGTGGTTTTAAACTTATCGCAATTATATGGAAATGGTTTGCGCGTAGAAGAAATGAAACAAGCATTGCGTTTTCAAAATGATTTTAATGCGAGAATTCAGCATGAAAACCCTTCTAAATTTACCTGCGGATTTGTGGTGCATCCAGGATTTGTAAGAGGTGCTTGTTGGGAAATTGAACGTTGTGTAGAGGTTTTAGGAATGCGATTGTTGTGTTTGCCAACGCATTATATGGATACCATTGGAACTTGGCGTTGCATTTTTGATGAAGAAAACGACCCAATTTTTGAGCTAGCCAGTAAGCATAATTTGGCTGTAGAAATTCATCCTTATGATGGAGAAAAATTTATAAAATTAGAAAATACATCTTGGCGTTTTCATTTAATTTGGATGTTGGCACAATGTGCGGATGCTTATCATTTTTTTACCTTAAACGGTTATCAAGATAAGTTCCCAGGAATGCGTGTTTGTTTTGCACATGGAGGGCAATTAGCGCAAATAAATTTAGGAAGAAGAATTCAAGGTTTTGATGGAAGACCCGATTTATTTGAAGGCAAAACACACCCAAGAAAAGCAGTTGGTCATAAAAATATCTTTTTTGATACGTTGGTTCATGATACTAATTCGTTAGATTTATTAGTAAAAAATCAAGGAACCAAACAAATTTTAATGGGTTTAGACGATCCTTATCCTTTAGGTGAAATGGAAAGTGCAAAACAATCTTCTTATCCAGGAAAAATATTAGATTTGGCTAAAGAACGCAATATTTTAAATGATAAAGATTGTGATGAAATTTGGGAAGACAACGTTTTACAATGGTTGTTTGGGAATGATGAAAAATCGAAACAAAACCTTATTAATAAGATTTTAAAAGCATAA